From one Rhizobium lentis genomic stretch:
- a CDS encoding MarR family winged helix-turn-helix transcriptional regulator, which yields MPASKNAKAADMPASPQAGEGGKKLSNFLCFAVYSANLAFGRAYKPILDELGLTYTQYIALVALSEEDGQTVSMLGEKLFLESNTLTPILKKLESAGYLTRHRDPADERQVRVSLTPAGRDLLLDVDPGGTLIAASGLGDDFPVVRQSVTRLRDNLLRAQAEPEKP from the coding sequence ATGCCCGCCTCTAAAAACGCAAAAGCAGCCGACATGCCCGCCTCCCCGCAGGCCGGTGAGGGCGGCAAGAAGCTTTCGAACTTCCTGTGCTTCGCCGTCTATTCCGCCAATCTCGCCTTCGGCCGCGCCTACAAGCCGATTCTGGACGAGCTTGGCCTGACATACACGCAATATATCGCGCTGGTCGCCCTCTCCGAGGAGGACGGCCAGACGGTCAGCATGCTGGGGGAAAAGCTATTCCTCGAATCCAACACGCTGACGCCGATCCTCAAGAAGCTGGAATCGGCCGGCTATCTCACGCGCCATCGCGATCCCGCCGATGAACGGCAGGTCCGCGTGAGCCTGACGCCGGCTGGTCGCGATCTCCTCCTCGACGTAGACCCTGGCGGCACGCTGATTGCGGCCAGCGGCCTCGGCGATGATTTTCCCGTCGTACGACAATCGGTGACAAGGCTGCGCGATAACCTGTTGCGAGCGCAGGCCGAACCGGAAAAACCTTGA
- a CDS encoding NUDIX hydrolase encodes MPEIAMGALSRNGMLLLARRNSERRIYPDRWSLPGGHIEDGEDAETAMCRELLEEISVMPERWQLAAKFVSQAPPEASATFHVYHVDQWQGLPQLVGDEHTELRWFTAAEVEQETELAPSQLGEILARLAM; translated from the coding sequence ATGCCCGAGATTGCGATGGGTGCCTTGAGCCGCAACGGGATGCTCCTTCTCGCAAGGCGAAATTCAGAGCGCCGGATCTATCCGGATCGCTGGAGTCTCCCCGGCGGCCACATCGAGGATGGCGAAGACGCCGAGACGGCGATGTGCCGGGAATTGTTGGAGGAAATCAGCGTCATGCCCGAGCGCTGGCAACTTGCGGCAAAGTTCGTCTCCCAAGCTCCGCCCGAGGCATCCGCCACCTTCCACGTCTATCACGTCGATCAATGGCAGGGACTGCCGCAGCTCGTCGGCGATGAACATACCGAACTCAGATGGTTCACTGCCGCCGAGGTTGAACAGGAAACCGAGCTGGCGCCGTCCCAGCTCGGTGAAATACTTGCTAGGCTCGCAATGTGA
- a CDS encoding alpha/beta fold hydrolase: MMMNRRAFSAALVASAAATLLSSRGMAATSAPVKARNVVLAHGLFADGSCWTEVIARLQAAGLNATAVQNPLTTLPEAAAAVKRVLDRQDGPTVLVGHSFSGMLVTETGVHENVSALVYVAARAPDAGEDYTALAKTYPTPPASAGIVFDGDEGRLSEAAFLRDFAGDLPEAKAKVLYAVQQPFQKALLSGKTTQAAWRSKPSWYAVSTEDRTIDPDLERFMAKRMGANTIEVKASHLSLISHPDEISRLILEAAGAAA, from the coding sequence ATGATGATGAACAGACGGGCTTTTTCGGCTGCCCTCGTTGCCAGCGCTGCCGCCACTCTTCTTTCCAGCCGCGGCATGGCCGCGACATCAGCTCCCGTGAAGGCGCGCAATGTCGTGCTGGCGCACGGGCTGTTTGCCGATGGCTCCTGCTGGACCGAGGTGATTGCGCGACTGCAGGCGGCCGGTCTCAACGCGACGGCAGTGCAAAATCCGCTGACGACGCTGCCCGAGGCAGCCGCTGCGGTTAAGCGGGTGCTTGATCGGCAGGATGGGCCGACCGTGCTGGTCGGGCATTCCTTCTCCGGCATGCTCGTCACCGAGACAGGCGTACATGAGAATGTCTCGGCTCTCGTTTATGTCGCGGCGCGGGCACCTGATGCTGGCGAGGATTATACCGCGCTCGCCAAGACCTATCCGACGCCGCCGGCTTCGGCCGGCATCGTCTTCGACGGCGACGAGGGGCGCCTGAGCGAGGCCGCCTTCCTCAGAGATTTCGCCGGCGATCTGCCGGAAGCCAAGGCAAAGGTGCTCTACGCCGTGCAGCAGCCGTTCCAGAAGGCGCTGCTATCAGGCAAGACCACGCAGGCCGCCTGGCGTTCCAAGCCGAGCTGGTATGCGGTTTCGACCGAGGATCGGACGATCGACCCCGATCTCGAACGTTTCATGGCCAAGCGCATGGGGGCAAATACCATCGAAGTGAAGGCCAGCCACCTCTCGCTGATCTCTCATCCGGACGAGATCAGCCGGCTGATCCTGGAGGCGGCGGGGGCCGCAGCCTAA
- a CDS encoding GntR family transcriptional regulator, with the protein MMNGFDGEDGDDRSLISDRIRNALTDEIAAGTLAAGAALDEQQLADRFGASRTPVREALRQLAAGGLVELRARRGGIVASMTAERIMDMFETVAEIEAVCVRLATYRMTPLERSRLIELHDLSRPIVEAGDFNAYDSFNRQFHETIYHATHNGFLAEQAIAIRNRLNAFRRTQLRQGERLSRSREEHEAIMQAIAEGDGEMASRRMRAHMLNAATSLSRFIEAGKPL; encoded by the coding sequence ATGATGAATGGCTTCGACGGTGAAGACGGCGACGACCGCAGCCTCATCTCCGACCGCATCCGCAATGCGCTGACCGACGAGATCGCTGCCGGCACGCTGGCGGCGGGTGCGGCCCTTGACGAACAGCAGCTCGCCGATCGTTTCGGGGCCTCCCGCACGCCGGTCCGGGAAGCCTTGCGACAGCTCGCAGCCGGCGGCCTCGTCGAGCTTCGCGCCCGCCGCGGCGGCATCGTCGCCAGTATGACGGCTGAGCGCATCATGGACATGTTCGAGACTGTAGCCGAGATCGAAGCCGTCTGCGTCAGGCTTGCCACCTACCGCATGACGCCGCTAGAGCGCAGCCGCCTGATCGAACTGCACGATCTCTCCCGGCCGATCGTCGAGGCCGGTGACTTCAACGCCTATGACAGCTTCAACCGCCAGTTCCACGAAACCATATATCACGCCACCCATAACGGTTTCCTGGCCGAGCAGGCGATCGCGATCCGCAACCGCCTGAACGCCTTCCGCCGCACGCAGCTGCGCCAGGGCGAGCGGCTGAGCCGCTCGCGCGAGGAGCATGAAGCCATCATGCAGGCGATCGCCGAAGGCGACGGCGAGATGGCCTCGCGCCGCATGCGCGCCCATATGCTCAACGCCGCGACCTCGCTCAGCCGTTTTATCGAGGCCGGCAAGCCGTTATGA